A genomic region of Manihot esculenta cultivar AM560-2 chromosome 15, M.esculenta_v8, whole genome shotgun sequence contains the following coding sequences:
- the LOC110602118 gene encoding uncharacterized protein LOC110602118 isoform X1: MIMSETSGGLVASADLSKVGPDYFTFYKCEVKELLSQNEDFLPFAAEFAGNISEEVRGNIKFDPSSGSLFDNCVGVSLSECKKERLNALLRQTLATLAPEVDEMLDPVVALRRLQSQVRKRKLISGHKDVTSEGEKELENANKRSKKSSSSSTSITRAASPVSFGSCGQFQCNARETTCKNESEFHLASNTSADKRDGEGEDEDDLQFLLENDSSLVEASIKKYSDQLSAKVDACFQLDHMEKQIEELLDVVVSTCRPMSVAEKKQLQILIQKLPPKNLNRVAEIVQREKPSETQNYDEIFVDLEKKDKETLWRLYYYVEAVEKARKLSSS; this comes from the exons ATGATAATGTCAGAGACTTCAGGAGGTTTGGTTGCTTCAGCTGACCTGAGTAAAGTAGGACCAGATTACTTTACTTTCTACAAATGTGAAGTAAAAGAGTTGCTCTCGCAAAATGAGGATTTCCTGCCTTTTGCTGCTGAATTTGCTGGAAACATATCTGAGGAGGTCAGGGGCAATATTAAATTTGATCCTTCTTCTGGTTCTCTTTTTGATAATTGTGTAGGAGTCAGTCTTTCTGAGTGCAAAAAGGAAAGATTGAATGCATTGCTCCGGCAGACTTTAGCAACTCTTGCACCAGAAGTTGATGAG ATGCTTGATCCTGTTGTAGCCTTGCGTCGATTACAATCACAGGTCAGAAAAAGAAAGTTAATTTCAGGTCACAAGGATGTGACATCCGAGGGTGAGAAAGAGCTGGAAAATGCCAATAAGAGAAGCAAGAAGTCATCTTCCTCATCAACCAGCATCACTAGAGCTGCTAGCCCGGTTAGTTTTGGATCATGTGGACAG TTTCAGTGCAATGCTCGTGAAACTACCTGTAAAAATGAAAGTGAATTTCATTTGGCCTCAAACACATCTGCTGACAAAAGAGATGGAGAG GGGGAGGATGAGGATGATCTACAGTTTTTACTAGAGAATGATAGCTCACTGGTTGAGGCATCAATCAAGAAATATTCTGATCAGCTATCTGCCAag GTGGATGCTTGTTTTCAGCTTGATCATATGGAGAAGCAGATTGAAGAACTTCTTGATGTTGTGGTGTCCACATGCAG GCCTATGTCCGTTGCAGAGAAAAAACAGCTTCAAATACTGATTCAGAAGCTACCACCAAAAAATCTCAACCGTGTGGCTGAAATAGTCCAACGTGAAAAGCCGTCAGAAACACAGAACTATGATGAAATTTTTGTTGATTTGGAGAAAAAG GATAAAGAAACTCTTTGGAGGTTGTATTACTATGTTGAAGCAGTTGAAAAAGCTAGAAAGCTCTCATCATCGTAA
- the LOC110602118 gene encoding uncharacterized protein LOC110602118 isoform X4, with product MIMSETSGGLVASADLSKVGPDYFTFYKCEVKELLSQNEDFLPFAAEFAGNISEEVRGNIKFDPSSGSLFDNCVGVSLSECKKERLNALLRQTLATLAPEVDEMLDPVVALRRLQSQVRKRKLISGHKDVTSEGEKELENANKRSKKSSSSSTSITRAASPCNARETTCKNESEFHLASNTSADKRDGEGEDEDDLQFLLENDSSLVEASIKKYSDQLSAKVDACFQLDHMEKQIEELLDVVVSTCRPMSVAEKKQLQILIQKLPPKNLNRVAEIVQREKPSETQNYDEIFVDLEKKDKETLWRLYYYVEAVEKARKLSSS from the exons ATGATAATGTCAGAGACTTCAGGAGGTTTGGTTGCTTCAGCTGACCTGAGTAAAGTAGGACCAGATTACTTTACTTTCTACAAATGTGAAGTAAAAGAGTTGCTCTCGCAAAATGAGGATTTCCTGCCTTTTGCTGCTGAATTTGCTGGAAACATATCTGAGGAGGTCAGGGGCAATATTAAATTTGATCCTTCTTCTGGTTCTCTTTTTGATAATTGTGTAGGAGTCAGTCTTTCTGAGTGCAAAAAGGAAAGATTGAATGCATTGCTCCGGCAGACTTTAGCAACTCTTGCACCAGAAGTTGATGAG ATGCTTGATCCTGTTGTAGCCTTGCGTCGATTACAATCACAGGTCAGAAAAAGAAAGTTAATTTCAGGTCACAAGGATGTGACATCCGAGGGTGAGAAAGAGCTGGAAAATGCCAATAAGAGAAGCAAGAAGTCATCTTCCTCATCAACCAGCATCACTAGAGCTGCTAGCCCG TGCAATGCTCGTGAAACTACCTGTAAAAATGAAAGTGAATTTCATTTGGCCTCAAACACATCTGCTGACAAAAGAGATGGAGAG GGGGAGGATGAGGATGATCTACAGTTTTTACTAGAGAATGATAGCTCACTGGTTGAGGCATCAATCAAGAAATATTCTGATCAGCTATCTGCCAag GTGGATGCTTGTTTTCAGCTTGATCATATGGAGAAGCAGATTGAAGAACTTCTTGATGTTGTGGTGTCCACATGCAG GCCTATGTCCGTTGCAGAGAAAAAACAGCTTCAAATACTGATTCAGAAGCTACCACCAAAAAATCTCAACCGTGTGGCTGAAATAGTCCAACGTGAAAAGCCGTCAGAAACACAGAACTATGATGAAATTTTTGTTGATTTGGAGAAAAAG GATAAAGAAACTCTTTGGAGGTTGTATTACTATGTTGAAGCAGTTGAAAAAGCTAGAAAGCTCTCATCATCGTAA
- the LOC110602118 gene encoding uncharacterized protein LOC110602118 isoform X7, with product MIMSETSGGLVASADLSKVGPDYFTFYKCEVKELLSQNEDFLPFAAEFAGNISEEVRGNIKFDPSSGSLFDNCVGVSLSECKKERLNALLRQTLATLAPEVDEMLDPVVALRRLQSQVRKRKLISGHKDVTSEGEKELENANKRSKKSSSSSTSITRAASPVSFGSCGQFQCNARETTCKNESEFHLASNTSADKRDGEGEDEDDLQFLLENDSSLVEASIKKYSDQLSAKLDHMEKQIEELLDVVVSTCRRCRNVNKES from the exons ATGATAATGTCAGAGACTTCAGGAGGTTTGGTTGCTTCAGCTGACCTGAGTAAAGTAGGACCAGATTACTTTACTTTCTACAAATGTGAAGTAAAAGAGTTGCTCTCGCAAAATGAGGATTTCCTGCCTTTTGCTGCTGAATTTGCTGGAAACATATCTGAGGAGGTCAGGGGCAATATTAAATTTGATCCTTCTTCTGGTTCTCTTTTTGATAATTGTGTAGGAGTCAGTCTTTCTGAGTGCAAAAAGGAAAGATTGAATGCATTGCTCCGGCAGACTTTAGCAACTCTTGCACCAGAAGTTGATGAG ATGCTTGATCCTGTTGTAGCCTTGCGTCGATTACAATCACAGGTCAGAAAAAGAAAGTTAATTTCAGGTCACAAGGATGTGACATCCGAGGGTGAGAAAGAGCTGGAAAATGCCAATAAGAGAAGCAAGAAGTCATCTTCCTCATCAACCAGCATCACTAGAGCTGCTAGCCCGGTTAGTTTTGGATCATGTGGACAG TTTCAGTGCAATGCTCGTGAAACTACCTGTAAAAATGAAAGTGAATTTCATTTGGCCTCAAACACATCTGCTGACAAAAGAGATGGAGAG GGGGAGGATGAGGATGATCTACAGTTTTTACTAGAGAATGATAGCTCACTGGTTGAGGCATCAATCAAGAAATATTCTGATCAGCTATCTGCCAag CTTGATCATATGGAGAAGCAGATTGAAGAACTTCTTGATGTTGTGGTGTCCACATGCAG GAGGTGTAGAAATGTAAATAAAGAAAGTTGA
- the LOC110602118 gene encoding uncharacterized protein LOC110602118 isoform X6, protein MIMSETSGGLVASADLSKVGPDYFTFYKCEVKELLSQNEDFLPFAAEFAGNISEEVRGNIKFDPSSGSLFDNCVGVSLSECKKERLNALLRQTLATLAPEVDEMLDPVVALRRLQSQVRKRKLISGHKDVTSEGEKELENANKRSKKSSSSSTSITRAASPVSFGSCGQFQCNARETTCKNESEFHLASNTSADKRDGEGEDEDDLQFLLENDSSLVEASIKKYSDQLSAKVDACFQLDHMEKQIEELLDVVVSTCRRCRNVNKES, encoded by the exons ATGATAATGTCAGAGACTTCAGGAGGTTTGGTTGCTTCAGCTGACCTGAGTAAAGTAGGACCAGATTACTTTACTTTCTACAAATGTGAAGTAAAAGAGTTGCTCTCGCAAAATGAGGATTTCCTGCCTTTTGCTGCTGAATTTGCTGGAAACATATCTGAGGAGGTCAGGGGCAATATTAAATTTGATCCTTCTTCTGGTTCTCTTTTTGATAATTGTGTAGGAGTCAGTCTTTCTGAGTGCAAAAAGGAAAGATTGAATGCATTGCTCCGGCAGACTTTAGCAACTCTTGCACCAGAAGTTGATGAG ATGCTTGATCCTGTTGTAGCCTTGCGTCGATTACAATCACAGGTCAGAAAAAGAAAGTTAATTTCAGGTCACAAGGATGTGACATCCGAGGGTGAGAAAGAGCTGGAAAATGCCAATAAGAGAAGCAAGAAGTCATCTTCCTCATCAACCAGCATCACTAGAGCTGCTAGCCCGGTTAGTTTTGGATCATGTGGACAG TTTCAGTGCAATGCTCGTGAAACTACCTGTAAAAATGAAAGTGAATTTCATTTGGCCTCAAACACATCTGCTGACAAAAGAGATGGAGAG GGGGAGGATGAGGATGATCTACAGTTTTTACTAGAGAATGATAGCTCACTGGTTGAGGCATCAATCAAGAAATATTCTGATCAGCTATCTGCCAag GTGGATGCTTGTTTTCAGCTTGATCATATGGAGAAGCAGATTGAAGAACTTCTTGATGTTGTGGTGTCCACATGCAG GAGGTGTAGAAATGTAAATAAAGAAAGTTGA
- the LOC110602118 gene encoding uncharacterized protein LOC110602118 isoform X5 has product MIMSETSGGLVASADLSKVGPDYFTFYKCEVKELLSQNEDFLPFAAEFAGNISEEVRGNIKFDPSSGSLFDNCVGVSLSECKKERLNALLRQTLATLAPEVDEMLDPVVALRRLQSQVRKRKLISGHKDVTSEGEKELENANKRSKKSSSSSTSITRAASPFQCNARETTCKNESEFHLASNTSADKRDGEGEDEDDLQFLLENDSSLVEASIKKYSDQLSAKLDHMEKQIEELLDVVVSTCRPMSVAEKKQLQILIQKLPPKNLNRVAEIVQREKPSETQNYDEIFVDLEKKDKETLWRLYYYVEAVEKARKLSSS; this is encoded by the exons ATGATAATGTCAGAGACTTCAGGAGGTTTGGTTGCTTCAGCTGACCTGAGTAAAGTAGGACCAGATTACTTTACTTTCTACAAATGTGAAGTAAAAGAGTTGCTCTCGCAAAATGAGGATTTCCTGCCTTTTGCTGCTGAATTTGCTGGAAACATATCTGAGGAGGTCAGGGGCAATATTAAATTTGATCCTTCTTCTGGTTCTCTTTTTGATAATTGTGTAGGAGTCAGTCTTTCTGAGTGCAAAAAGGAAAGATTGAATGCATTGCTCCGGCAGACTTTAGCAACTCTTGCACCAGAAGTTGATGAG ATGCTTGATCCTGTTGTAGCCTTGCGTCGATTACAATCACAGGTCAGAAAAAGAAAGTTAATTTCAGGTCACAAGGATGTGACATCCGAGGGTGAGAAAGAGCTGGAAAATGCCAATAAGAGAAGCAAGAAGTCATCTTCCTCATCAACCAGCATCACTAGAGCTGCTAGCCCG TTTCAGTGCAATGCTCGTGAAACTACCTGTAAAAATGAAAGTGAATTTCATTTGGCCTCAAACACATCTGCTGACAAAAGAGATGGAGAG GGGGAGGATGAGGATGATCTACAGTTTTTACTAGAGAATGATAGCTCACTGGTTGAGGCATCAATCAAGAAATATTCTGATCAGCTATCTGCCAag CTTGATCATATGGAGAAGCAGATTGAAGAACTTCTTGATGTTGTGGTGTCCACATGCAG GCCTATGTCCGTTGCAGAGAAAAAACAGCTTCAAATACTGATTCAGAAGCTACCACCAAAAAATCTCAACCGTGTGGCTGAAATAGTCCAACGTGAAAAGCCGTCAGAAACACAGAACTATGATGAAATTTTTGTTGATTTGGAGAAAAAG GATAAAGAAACTCTTTGGAGGTTGTATTACTATGTTGAAGCAGTTGAAAAAGCTAGAAAGCTCTCATCATCGTAA
- the LOC110602118 gene encoding uncharacterized protein LOC110602118 isoform X2 has translation MIMSETSGGLVASADLSKVGPDYFTFYKCEVKELLSQNEDFLPFAAEFAGNISEEVRGNIKFDPSSGSLFDNCVGVSLSECKKERLNALLRQTLATLAPEVDEMLDPVVALRRLQSQVRKRKLISGHKDVTSEGEKELENANKRSKKSSSSSTSITRAASPVSFGSCGQFQCNARETTCKNESEFHLASNTSADKRDGEGEDEDDLQFLLENDSSLVEASIKKYSDQLSAKLDHMEKQIEELLDVVVSTCRPMSVAEKKQLQILIQKLPPKNLNRVAEIVQREKPSETQNYDEIFVDLEKKDKETLWRLYYYVEAVEKARKLSSS, from the exons ATGATAATGTCAGAGACTTCAGGAGGTTTGGTTGCTTCAGCTGACCTGAGTAAAGTAGGACCAGATTACTTTACTTTCTACAAATGTGAAGTAAAAGAGTTGCTCTCGCAAAATGAGGATTTCCTGCCTTTTGCTGCTGAATTTGCTGGAAACATATCTGAGGAGGTCAGGGGCAATATTAAATTTGATCCTTCTTCTGGTTCTCTTTTTGATAATTGTGTAGGAGTCAGTCTTTCTGAGTGCAAAAAGGAAAGATTGAATGCATTGCTCCGGCAGACTTTAGCAACTCTTGCACCAGAAGTTGATGAG ATGCTTGATCCTGTTGTAGCCTTGCGTCGATTACAATCACAGGTCAGAAAAAGAAAGTTAATTTCAGGTCACAAGGATGTGACATCCGAGGGTGAGAAAGAGCTGGAAAATGCCAATAAGAGAAGCAAGAAGTCATCTTCCTCATCAACCAGCATCACTAGAGCTGCTAGCCCGGTTAGTTTTGGATCATGTGGACAG TTTCAGTGCAATGCTCGTGAAACTACCTGTAAAAATGAAAGTGAATTTCATTTGGCCTCAAACACATCTGCTGACAAAAGAGATGGAGAG GGGGAGGATGAGGATGATCTACAGTTTTTACTAGAGAATGATAGCTCACTGGTTGAGGCATCAATCAAGAAATATTCTGATCAGCTATCTGCCAag CTTGATCATATGGAGAAGCAGATTGAAGAACTTCTTGATGTTGTGGTGTCCACATGCAG GCCTATGTCCGTTGCAGAGAAAAAACAGCTTCAAATACTGATTCAGAAGCTACCACCAAAAAATCTCAACCGTGTGGCTGAAATAGTCCAACGTGAAAAGCCGTCAGAAACACAGAACTATGATGAAATTTTTGTTGATTTGGAGAAAAAG GATAAAGAAACTCTTTGGAGGTTGTATTACTATGTTGAAGCAGTTGAAAAAGCTAGAAAGCTCTCATCATCGTAA
- the LOC110602118 gene encoding uncharacterized protein LOC110602118 isoform X3, with protein sequence MIMSETSGGLVASADLSKVGPDYFTFYKCEVKELLSQNEDFLPFAAEFAGNISEEVRGNIKFDPSSGSLFDNCVGVSLSECKKERLNALLRQTLATLAPEVDEMLDPVVALRRLQSQVRKRKLISGHKDVTSEGEKELENANKRSKKSSSSSTSITRAASPFQCNARETTCKNESEFHLASNTSADKRDGEGEDEDDLQFLLENDSSLVEASIKKYSDQLSAKVDACFQLDHMEKQIEELLDVVVSTCRPMSVAEKKQLQILIQKLPPKNLNRVAEIVQREKPSETQNYDEIFVDLEKKDKETLWRLYYYVEAVEKARKLSSS encoded by the exons ATGATAATGTCAGAGACTTCAGGAGGTTTGGTTGCTTCAGCTGACCTGAGTAAAGTAGGACCAGATTACTTTACTTTCTACAAATGTGAAGTAAAAGAGTTGCTCTCGCAAAATGAGGATTTCCTGCCTTTTGCTGCTGAATTTGCTGGAAACATATCTGAGGAGGTCAGGGGCAATATTAAATTTGATCCTTCTTCTGGTTCTCTTTTTGATAATTGTGTAGGAGTCAGTCTTTCTGAGTGCAAAAAGGAAAGATTGAATGCATTGCTCCGGCAGACTTTAGCAACTCTTGCACCAGAAGTTGATGAG ATGCTTGATCCTGTTGTAGCCTTGCGTCGATTACAATCACAGGTCAGAAAAAGAAAGTTAATTTCAGGTCACAAGGATGTGACATCCGAGGGTGAGAAAGAGCTGGAAAATGCCAATAAGAGAAGCAAGAAGTCATCTTCCTCATCAACCAGCATCACTAGAGCTGCTAGCCCG TTTCAGTGCAATGCTCGTGAAACTACCTGTAAAAATGAAAGTGAATTTCATTTGGCCTCAAACACATCTGCTGACAAAAGAGATGGAGAG GGGGAGGATGAGGATGATCTACAGTTTTTACTAGAGAATGATAGCTCACTGGTTGAGGCATCAATCAAGAAATATTCTGATCAGCTATCTGCCAag GTGGATGCTTGTTTTCAGCTTGATCATATGGAGAAGCAGATTGAAGAACTTCTTGATGTTGTGGTGTCCACATGCAG GCCTATGTCCGTTGCAGAGAAAAAACAGCTTCAAATACTGATTCAGAAGCTACCACCAAAAAATCTCAACCGTGTGGCTGAAATAGTCCAACGTGAAAAGCCGTCAGAAACACAGAACTATGATGAAATTTTTGTTGATTTGGAGAAAAAG GATAAAGAAACTCTTTGGAGGTTGTATTACTATGTTGAAGCAGTTGAAAAAGCTAGAAAGCTCTCATCATCGTAA